In Phyllobacterium zundukense, the following are encoded in one genomic region:
- a CDS encoding glycosyltransferase family 4 protein yields the protein MNKIWFDVTSILQWNRPAVGVIRVQAECAKYALRLGSKIAFCRFEREIGYIPVDLEDVRKTIERLENRELVNGTALNGAFGRSVPLISRIATITRRALGFMPKSLSNRILHYLYHRREAAEASINGLREFRRALYAWRNPVRPAAIAVPEIRQSLETSPFSKGDVHISLGLDWDQKNNSFIAKEKKLKQFKTIFCCYDVIPVKFPHLCVGDVAAKFAHYFVDLAWCADEFVSISECSKRDLLELLEELGAPCPETTVIKLGSHIPLSNDDEVSKQTKQAAGERFILFVSTIERRKNHETLYRAYTRLLDRGVTNLPKLVFVGMPGWGVNDFLADLRFDCRVKGLVQVLTNVSDADLNWLYKNTLFTVFPSLYEGWGLAVAESLSAGKFCLASNAASIPEVGGGLIEYLDPWDVPKWAERLEWYFDNPDALADAEIRIRETYNAPTWEETAVTIFDRAEALLARDN from the coding sequence GTGAATAAAATCTGGTTCGACGTTACATCAATATTGCAATGGAACCGTCCAGCGGTCGGTGTAATACGCGTTCAAGCTGAATGTGCTAAATACGCCCTTAGACTGGGGTCGAAAATTGCGTTCTGTCGGTTTGAAAGGGAGATCGGCTACATCCCCGTCGATCTCGAAGATGTCCGGAAGACAATTGAACGTCTCGAAAATAGAGAACTTGTCAATGGAACGGCGTTGAATGGCGCTTTTGGTCGGAGCGTTCCTTTGATAAGCAGAATCGCCACAATCACGCGGCGTGCTTTGGGGTTCATGCCGAAATCGCTGAGCAATCGTATATTGCACTACCTTTACCACCGACGCGAAGCAGCTGAAGCTTCTATCAATGGTCTGCGCGAATTCCGCCGCGCTCTCTACGCTTGGCGCAATCCAGTCCGGCCAGCAGCTATTGCTGTGCCTGAGATACGGCAAAGTTTGGAGACTTCGCCTTTTTCGAAAGGTGACGTGCATATATCTTTAGGGCTTGACTGGGACCAAAAGAACAACAGCTTTATTGCGAAAGAGAAAAAGCTCAAGCAATTCAAAACAATATTTTGCTGCTATGACGTTATTCCAGTTAAATTTCCCCACCTTTGCGTTGGCGACGTTGCGGCGAAATTCGCGCACTATTTTGTAGATCTTGCTTGGTGCGCCGACGAGTTTGTAAGCATATCCGAATGCAGCAAGCGAGACTTGCTAGAGTTGTTGGAAGAATTGGGGGCACCATGCCCGGAGACGACCGTTATTAAATTGGGAAGTCATATTCCTCTGTCAAACGATGACGAGGTTTCTAAACAAACAAAGCAGGCAGCGGGTGAACGGTTCATCTTGTTTGTCTCGACGATCGAGCGACGGAAAAACCACGAGACACTATACCGTGCCTACACGCGTCTCTTGGATCGCGGCGTAACAAATCTTCCGAAACTAGTGTTTGTCGGTATGCCGGGATGGGGCGTCAACGATTTTCTCGCCGATCTTCGTTTTGATTGTCGTGTGAAGGGGTTAGTACAGGTACTCACCAATGTAAGTGACGCGGATTTGAACTGGCTTTACAAGAACACGCTTTTCACAGTTTTTCCATCTCTCTACGAAGGCTGGGGACTAGCCGTCGCCGAAAGTCTATCGGCAGGTAAGTTCTGTTTGGCTTCGAATGCGGCCTCCATTCCAGAAGTTGGGGGCGGCTTAATCGAATACCTTGATCCTTGGGACGTCCCAAAATGGGCTGAACGGCTTGAATGGTACTTCGACAACCCTGATGCCTTAGCGGATGCGGAAATTCGAATAAGGGAGACGTATAACGCGCCGACTTGGGAAGAAACTGCGGTCACAATATTTGATAGGGCCGAGGCACTACTTGCTCGTGACAATTAA